A window of Pirellula sp. SH-Sr6A contains these coding sequences:
- a CDS encoding cis-3-hydroxy-L-proline dehydratase — MKIVRVFAHRVDLPLVEGSYKWSGGKSVSIFDSTIVGVETDQGIVGYGEVCPLGPFYLPAYAEGVRAGLRELAPHCIGSDPRELGKLNHRMDAALKGHPYVKSGIDMACWDILGKVSGLPVCQLLGGRFGEQVRLYRAISQTPPDEMARNVANYKSEGYTRFQLKVGGDPDLDIQRIRQVREVLAPSDRLVADANTGWTQHEAMRVVRAVRDLDVYIEQPCLTYEECLAVRRNTDHPFVLDENVDGLDMLLRAKSDLAMDVVNLKISKLGGLTKTKQIRDLCVSMGIAMTLEDSWGGDITTAAIAHLAHSTPEEFRFTSTDFNSYVTVSNATGAPQRERGFMKASDAPGLGIEPRFELLGPRAVDIH, encoded by the coding sequence TTGAAGATCGTCCGTGTTTTTGCCCACCGTGTTGACTTGCCTCTCGTTGAAGGTTCTTACAAGTGGTCGGGTGGGAAGTCCGTTTCCATTTTCGATAGCACGATCGTCGGAGTGGAGACAGATCAAGGCATTGTGGGATATGGCGAAGTATGCCCGCTCGGCCCTTTTTATTTGCCTGCTTACGCGGAAGGAGTACGCGCTGGGTTGCGTGAACTCGCCCCGCATTGCATAGGTTCAGATCCTCGTGAACTGGGGAAATTGAATCACCGCATGGATGCCGCGTTGAAGGGGCACCCTTATGTGAAGTCGGGAATCGACATGGCATGCTGGGATATTCTGGGTAAGGTGTCAGGACTGCCCGTATGCCAATTACTCGGCGGGCGTTTCGGGGAACAAGTTCGACTTTACCGAGCTATCTCGCAAACTCCTCCCGATGAGATGGCGCGCAACGTCGCCAATTATAAGTCAGAGGGATATACTCGATTTCAGCTCAAGGTCGGAGGCGATCCCGACTTGGACATCCAACGCATCCGGCAAGTCCGCGAAGTACTGGCTCCATCAGATCGATTGGTGGCCGATGCGAACACAGGGTGGACACAACACGAAGCGATGCGAGTTGTTCGCGCAGTGCGTGATCTAGACGTCTACATCGAACAACCCTGTCTCACTTACGAAGAGTGCTTGGCCGTCCGTCGCAACACGGATCACCCTTTCGTTCTCGACGAAAACGTCGATGGACTGGATATGCTCCTACGCGCCAAGTCCGATCTTGCCATGGACGTGGTGAATCTGAAGATCAGCAAACTCGGCGGATTGACAAAGACCAAACAGATTCGCGACTTGTGCGTCAGCATGGGCATCGCCATGACATTGGAAGATAGTTGGGGCGGTGATATCACGACCGCAGCAATTGCACACCTAGCGCATAGCACTCCTGAGGAATTCCGATTCACCAGCACGGACTTCAACAGCTATGTCACCGTCAGCAATGCCACAGGTGCGCCTCAACGCGAAAGAGGCTTTATGAAAGCGTCCGATGCACCGGGCCTGGGGATCGAACCTCGTTTCGAATTGCTCGGGCCACGCGCTGTGGATATCCATTGA
- a CDS encoding S9 family peptidase, with product MFPFHRSIGIVALCVLAGVARFAPAQSESLAPWPPHAEYWLKQIYEQGVFRAANGTVDWLPDSSGFVLRERDVASNEIVSWLVDARTGERTRWNERDKPLPNQDRMVSPDGSKRLVTRDKKILRTDELGQNEVLLVEGTADRDIRYRDVSWNRDGSRVLFVEADASEVRQRAVLVPSDPSYPGVQRNRFARVGGVIEKLRVGVVNADGSELKWLKIDSPAEGFYLGQVEWTPGDDAILVEQFSRFRDKRTFYLGNSRGDAIAIYSESSETWVESSQGKNSGLVWLEDGHSFLVITESDGWRHAYHFRRNGERVACLTPGDYDIIERGAVDEEGGWYYFYASPHDATQKHLYRVPLDGSGKLELISPASQIGTHSYQFSPDCKLAVHTFSSLNTAPRVELVEMAGHRTIQVLEENQKLREKLDAFVDSPTEFLKLDIGNGIEFDAWMIKPPGFDPARKYPVFIYVYGEPHAQTVLNEWGAGQIDFNRVASLMGYLVVSIDNRGTPAPKGAAWRRSIFGSLGPLSTEEQEAGLKALAKQCPYVDLSRVGIWGWSGGGSNTLNALFRKPDTYHVGIAVVPKPQPHLYNAWFQEIFMRTPEVNPDGYQTAAAIHFAEGLKGKLLIITGSGETNTHIQIIEDLVDRLVAMGKLFDYMVYPNRDHGLREGDGTLVHVRMTILKYLIANLPAGPSDK from the coding sequence ATGTTTCCATTCCACCGCTCTATTGGCATTGTCGCTCTTTGCGTTCTCGCGGGGGTTGCTCGTTTCGCACCCGCGCAATCGGAATCCCTTGCTCCGTGGCCGCCCCACGCGGAGTACTGGCTCAAGCAGATTTATGAGCAAGGAGTCTTTCGGGCTGCGAACGGGACGGTCGACTGGCTACCCGATAGCTCAGGATTCGTCCTCCGGGAACGAGATGTAGCCTCCAATGAAATCGTTTCGTGGTTGGTGGATGCCAGGACAGGCGAGCGAACTCGCTGGAATGAAAGGGACAAGCCGCTGCCAAACCAGGACCGAATGGTTTCCCCGGATGGATCGAAACGCTTGGTGACTCGCGACAAGAAAATTCTGCGGACCGACGAATTGGGACAAAACGAAGTCCTGCTTGTTGAGGGCACAGCGGATCGCGACATTCGATATCGAGATGTGTCCTGGAATCGGGATGGCTCGCGTGTCTTATTCGTGGAAGCCGATGCGAGCGAAGTTCGTCAACGAGCCGTCCTCGTACCCAGCGACCCTTCCTATCCAGGAGTCCAAAGAAATCGATTTGCTCGAGTGGGTGGAGTGATTGAAAAGCTTCGTGTCGGTGTTGTCAACGCGGACGGATCCGAGCTGAAATGGCTGAAAATCGATTCACCCGCGGAAGGTTTTTATCTGGGACAGGTAGAATGGACACCGGGCGACGATGCGATCCTCGTTGAACAGTTCAGCCGCTTTCGAGACAAACGGACATTCTATCTCGGGAACTCTCGTGGGGACGCAATTGCGATCTATTCCGAATCGAGCGAAACCTGGGTGGAATCCAGCCAAGGAAAGAACTCGGGGCTCGTTTGGCTCGAAGACGGCCATTCCTTTTTGGTAATTACTGAAAGCGACGGGTGGCGACATGCCTATCACTTCCGTCGAAACGGGGAGCGCGTCGCATGCCTCACACCAGGTGATTACGACATTATCGAACGGGGTGCAGTCGATGAAGAAGGTGGTTGGTACTATTTCTACGCCTCGCCACACGATGCAACTCAAAAACATCTTTACCGCGTCCCGCTGGATGGCAGTGGCAAACTTGAGTTGATTTCGCCTGCTTCCCAGATCGGAACGCATTCCTATCAGTTTTCACCCGACTGCAAATTGGCAGTCCATACATTTTCCAGTCTGAATACTGCACCGCGGGTCGAACTCGTAGAAATGGCAGGACATCGCACCATCCAAGTTCTCGAAGAAAATCAAAAACTCCGAGAGAAGCTGGATGCGTTCGTCGATAGCCCCACCGAGTTTCTGAAACTTGATATTGGTAACGGGATCGAATTCGACGCCTGGATGATCAAGCCGCCTGGATTTGATCCCGCGAGAAAGTATCCGGTATTCATCTACGTTTACGGGGAGCCTCACGCACAAACCGTGTTAAACGAATGGGGAGCTGGGCAAATCGACTTCAATCGCGTGGCATCTCTCATGGGATACCTAGTTGTCTCCATCGACAACCGAGGTACCCCCGCACCGAAAGGGGCAGCTTGGCGGCGATCGATCTTCGGTAGCTTGGGCCCCTTGTCGACCGAGGAACAAGAAGCCGGTTTGAAAGCTCTCGCGAAACAATGTCCCTACGTGGATCTCTCGCGTGTTGGAATCTGGGGTTGGAGTGGTGGCGGCTCCAATACCCTCAATGCATTGTTCCGAAAACCAGATACCTATCATGTCGGAATTGCGGTGGTCCCAAAACCGCAGCCCCATCTTTACAACGCTTGGTTCCAAGAGATCTTTATGCGAACCCCCGAGGTAAACCCCGATGGCTACCAAACAGCGGCTGCTATCCACTTCGCGGAGGGCCTCAAAGGAAAGCTACTTATCATCACAGGCTCAGGAGAGACCAATACACACATTCAGATAATCGAAGACCTCGTCGATCGCTTGGTCGCCATGGGCAAACTTTTTGACTACATGGTCTATCCCAATCGCGATCATGGGTTACGCGAAGGGGACGGGACTTTGGTCCATGTTCGCATGACCATCTTGAAGTACCTCATCGCGAACCTTCCCGCAGGCCCATCCGACAAGTAA
- a CDS encoding sulfatase family protein — MPLSIRTPRWRKFTHGRGLSTIAIFVASLLLPRVSATHACAQDPPNVLLILADDLGYGDLSCYNDQSKVSTPHIDRLAREGMRFLDAHSPATVCTPTRYGLMTGQMPFRVKNGGTVFTGVGGPSLIAKDRLTLPKMLKKHGYATACVGKWHIGLTFFDHEGNPVQGNGVESIQKVDFARRFEGGPVDQGFDSFFGTACCPTTDWLYAFLEDDRVPTPPTKRIDKSSLPKHPYANDCREGLIAPNFDLEEVDLEFLRRSQRFLENHVRETPERPFFLFHSMQAVHLPSFPAKSFQGKSMAGPHGDFLVQMDTIVGELMTTLQRLGVDRDTLVLFTSDNGPEVTSVVHMRADHDHDGARPWRGMKRDQWEGGHRVPFIARWINQIPANTQSSQLLSLTDVMATMAGILQEDLPSDAAEDSFNMWPALRDANYPPIRPFLITQAFGGVKTLAIRRGPWKYIDHIASGGNRYDSNPSLQRFALPEFAPEAPSQLYNLQQDPGETKNLFLEEIEIANELKQLLDRTKESGRSR; from the coding sequence ATGCCACTTTCCATTCGTACACCCAGGTGGAGAAAGTTCACGCACGGCCGAGGTCTGTCTACGATCGCGATCTTCGTTGCTAGTCTTCTCCTGCCACGCGTTTCAGCAACACATGCCTGCGCGCAAGATCCTCCCAATGTCCTCCTTATCCTCGCCGACGATCTCGGATACGGGGATCTGAGTTGCTACAACGATCAGTCCAAGGTTTCGACTCCTCACATCGACCGCTTGGCCCGCGAAGGGATGCGATTTCTCGACGCGCACAGTCCCGCAACGGTTTGTACGCCGACTCGATACGGGTTGATGACAGGCCAAATGCCATTTCGCGTCAAAAACGGTGGAACTGTATTTACGGGGGTCGGAGGCCCATCTCTGATCGCAAAGGATCGTCTTACCCTTCCAAAGATGTTAAAAAAGCACGGGTATGCGACGGCGTGCGTTGGAAAATGGCACATCGGCCTGACCTTCTTCGATCACGAGGGGAATCCCGTCCAAGGCAACGGAGTCGAATCGATCCAGAAGGTCGATTTCGCGCGGCGATTCGAAGGGGGACCGGTCGACCAGGGATTCGATTCCTTCTTTGGCACTGCATGTTGCCCCACGACCGATTGGCTGTACGCCTTCCTTGAAGATGATCGTGTCCCCACTCCACCGACGAAGCGCATCGACAAGTCGTCGCTACCCAAGCATCCGTATGCAAACGATTGCCGCGAGGGACTCATTGCACCCAATTTTGACTTGGAAGAGGTCGATCTGGAATTTCTGCGAAGAAGCCAGCGATTCCTTGAGAACCATGTTCGCGAAACGCCCGAGAGACCTTTCTTCCTGTTTCATTCGATGCAAGCGGTACATCTTCCTTCATTCCCTGCAAAATCCTTTCAGGGTAAGTCGATGGCAGGGCCTCACGGTGATTTCCTGGTTCAAATGGATACCATCGTCGGTGAACTGATGACGACTCTGCAACGGCTTGGCGTGGATCGCGACACGTTGGTGCTCTTCACCAGTGATAATGGTCCCGAGGTTACCAGTGTCGTGCACATGCGTGCAGATCATGACCACGATGGTGCACGCCCCTGGAGAGGAATGAAGCGAGACCAGTGGGAAGGGGGACATAGAGTCCCTTTCATCGCACGTTGGATAAATCAAATCCCAGCCAATACGCAGAGCTCCCAATTGCTTAGTCTCACCGATGTCATGGCGACAATGGCCGGGATCCTGCAAGAAGACTTGCCCTCGGATGCAGCCGAAGACAGTTTCAATATGTGGCCTGCCCTCCGCGATGCAAATTATCCGCCCATACGCCCTTTTCTGATCACGCAAGCGTTTGGAGGAGTGAAGACTCTCGCCATTCGCCGCGGTCCTTGGAAGTACATCGATCATATCGCGTCGGGTGGCAATCGATACGATTCCAATCCCAGCCTCCAACGCTTTGCTTTACCTGAATTTGCCCCGGAGGCTCCGAGCCAACTCTATAATTTGCAACAGGATCCGGGGGAAACCAAGAACCTTTTCTTAGAAGAAATCGAGATCGCAAACGAACTCAAACAGCTTTTGGATCGGACCAAGGAATCGGGACGAAGTCGCTAA
- a CDS encoding sulfatase, producing the protein MNDLLWRYAASFVFTLFVVGTGTTEVQASDRWNLLLVTADDLNGDAAQWSGSKLPVTPNLDAFAKTSHRFINHHVTISICQPGRAVLMTGRLPHRNGALGFQPTRQDIPTLVEILQKEGYFAGVIAKAAHMMPSSKFPWDSIGEQALGKQPVGFSQSFRSMVAEAKKRNQPFFINANICDPHRPFISGSGKRKQDGNESLDGVRTFKSEDVTVPDFLEDLPRVREEVAQYTTSVSRFDLSFGLLLEELKRSGNDEDTVVVFLSDHGMSFPFSKATVYYNGTWSPLLIRVPGQLPAKEHREFVSSVDAMPSLLQILNVAPPNGMDGRSWAPLLTGEEQSDRDYVITHVNTVSSGKSFAQRCIRTKNRALLFHAWPGGPNPFRVEAMSGLSFAAMNESTDPNIRARVEQLVRGEPLMFFDTNKDPSERVNLLGDRAYAAEVKETSQKLLEQMRRSEDPLTDAFAKAAGL; encoded by the coding sequence ATGAACGACCTTCTTTGGCGATATGCAGCAAGTTTCGTGTTTACCTTGTTCGTGGTTGGTACCGGTACAACCGAGGTCCAAGCGAGCGATCGATGGAATCTTCTCCTGGTAACCGCCGATGATTTGAATGGTGACGCGGCTCAATGGTCGGGAAGCAAACTTCCCGTAACACCTAATCTCGATGCCTTTGCCAAGACATCCCACCGATTCATCAATCATCATGTCACGATCTCCATCTGCCAACCGGGCCGCGCAGTTCTGATGACGGGAAGGTTACCCCACCGCAACGGTGCCCTTGGATTTCAACCGACTCGCCAGGACATCCCGACATTGGTCGAGATACTACAAAAGGAGGGATACTTTGCAGGCGTTATCGCGAAAGCTGCTCACATGATGCCGTCGAGCAAGTTCCCGTGGGATTCGATAGGGGAACAAGCGCTTGGGAAACAACCTGTCGGATTCTCCCAATCCTTTCGATCGATGGTAGCGGAAGCAAAAAAACGAAATCAACCATTCTTCATCAACGCAAATATTTGCGACCCTCATCGCCCTTTTATCTCAGGCAGCGGCAAGCGAAAACAGGACGGAAACGAATCGCTCGATGGAGTGCGTACATTTAAGTCCGAGGACGTTACCGTCCCCGATTTTCTCGAGGACTTGCCACGCGTTCGCGAGGAGGTTGCGCAGTACACCACGAGCGTCAGTCGATTTGATCTTTCATTCGGTCTTCTCCTCGAGGAACTCAAAAGGTCGGGGAATGATGAAGACACTGTCGTCGTTTTCCTTTCCGATCACGGCATGTCCTTCCCGTTTTCCAAAGCAACGGTTTACTACAACGGAACGTGGTCTCCTCTCTTGATTCGTGTGCCTGGACAACTCCCCGCCAAAGAGCACCGCGAGTTCGTAAGCAGTGTGGATGCCATGCCATCGCTGCTCCAAATCCTCAATGTCGCGCCACCCAACGGAATGGATGGGCGATCCTGGGCCCCTCTGCTGACCGGAGAGGAGCAATCGGATCGCGATTATGTGATTACCCATGTCAATACGGTGAGCAGCGGCAAATCGTTCGCTCAACGCTGCATCCGAACGAAGAATCGCGCTCTCCTATTTCATGCTTGGCCCGGTGGACCCAACCCTTTCCGGGTCGAGGCGATGAGCGGTCTTTCCTTTGCGGCCATGAACGAGTCGACGGACCCAAACATTCGCGCGCGCGTGGAGCAATTGGTACGTGGGGAGCCTCTTATGTTCTTTGATACCAACAAAGACCCGAGCGAGAGGGTCAATCTGCTGGGAGATCGTGCGTACGCGGCCGAGGTAAAAGAAACGAGTCAAAAGCTGCTGGAGCAAATGCGCCGTTCGGAGGACCCATTGACCGACGCTTTTGCGAAAGCGGCGGGGCTTTGA
- a CDS encoding glycosyl hydrolase family 28-related protein — MTNRISFVRLLPVLAFIALVAFLFGNAGFGDVTGVKTGADFRGLPEVAYPKASMVIDVTAAPYLARGDGVHDDTDAIQRALFDMMGSHRLLYFPKGVYLISKTLLWSKTNSSGKDAWGKNFLCGQSAEGTVLRLKDGTFTNSAEPQSMMWCGGFGSADWFHNYVENLTFDVGKNNPGAIALQFYSNNSGAVRNCRFLADATSGSIGLDLGHRDMNGPLLVRNCEVVGFERGINTARAVNGQTFEWITLRNQTKLGFDNEGQAISVRGLLSENSVPAIRSYGFFCLVEAKLTGRSGAEKWPAVINYNGGKIYLRDIETSDYARAIGDVVTPDWSAVTRITGEDKIGSLGPHVREYCSQSPTTAFPASLESLRLPIEEPPAVPVHPTSSWANVDEFGADPTGERDSSAAIQKAMDSGASTIFFPGSYSLESTVTIPGRVERILGLGGMIDYFAKAKPDFRIVEDASSPLHIEHFAYVHGGMEIDTDRTIVFRSVADCDLRFGERASKGHLFFEDFVTHRLALKGQRVWARQLNVENEGTHIENDGGELWVLGYKTERGGTLLDTRGQGASEILGGFSYTTTAGKLAPMFVTDRSNVFAYFHEVCFNGDPFIELIREMNGKETKTLERGNAHTAPYAARMPK; from the coding sequence ATGACGAATCGCATTTCTTTTGTCCGTTTGCTACCTGTATTGGCTTTTATAGCACTGGTCGCGTTCCTATTCGGGAACGCTGGGTTCGGCGATGTTACGGGGGTGAAAACAGGCGCGGATTTTCGGGGGCTTCCCGAGGTGGCTTATCCAAAAGCATCTATGGTCATCGATGTAACAGCAGCTCCTTACCTTGCTAGGGGAGATGGCGTTCATGACGATACCGACGCAATTCAGCGTGCTCTATTCGACATGATGGGATCGCACCGTCTTCTTTACTTTCCAAAAGGTGTTTACCTAATCTCCAAGACTCTGCTTTGGTCCAAAACGAATTCTTCGGGCAAGGATGCTTGGGGAAAGAATTTTCTGTGTGGTCAAAGTGCGGAGGGAACGGTCCTTCGCTTGAAGGACGGGACTTTTACGAATTCCGCTGAACCGCAAAGCATGATGTGGTGCGGAGGATTTGGATCTGCGGATTGGTTTCACAACTACGTGGAGAACTTGACGTTCGATGTCGGCAAAAACAACCCAGGGGCGATCGCTCTCCAGTTCTATTCCAATAATTCGGGAGCGGTTAGGAATTGCCGATTTCTCGCGGACGCTACGAGCGGATCGATCGGGCTGGATCTTGGGCATCGGGATATGAATGGACCGCTATTGGTTAGAAATTGCGAGGTCGTCGGTTTTGAACGCGGCATTAACACAGCGAGGGCAGTCAATGGTCAGACCTTCGAATGGATCACACTGCGCAACCAAACGAAACTGGGTTTTGACAATGAGGGGCAAGCGATTTCGGTTCGGGGATTGCTGAGCGAAAACTCGGTTCCCGCAATAAGAAGCTATGGGTTCTTTTGTTTGGTCGAGGCAAAACTGACCGGCCGCTCCGGGGCGGAGAAATGGCCGGCGGTGATCAACTACAATGGTGGGAAGATATATTTGCGGGATATCGAGACGTCTGACTATGCAAGGGCGATTGGCGATGTCGTGACCCCGGATTGGAGCGCAGTGACCCGGATCACTGGGGAGGACAAGATTGGTAGCCTGGGTCCCCATGTCCGGGAATACTGCTCTCAATCTCCAACCACGGCGTTTCCGGCGAGCCTTGAATCGCTTCGATTGCCGATTGAAGAACCGCCAGCCGTTCCCGTTCATCCGACCTCGTCTTGGGCCAACGTCGACGAGTTCGGCGCCGATCCAACCGGTGAGAGGGACTCGTCTGCTGCTATTCAGAAAGCGATGGATTCGGGGGCATCGACCATCTTCTTTCCGGGATCCTATTCCTTGGAATCGACCGTCACGATTCCTGGCCGCGTGGAGCGAATCCTCGGCCTGGGAGGAATGATCGATTATTTCGCGAAAGCAAAGCCCGATTTTCGCATCGTCGAGGATGCGTCGAGCCCGCTCCATATCGAGCACTTTGCCTATGTGCATGGCGGGATGGAGATCGACACGGACCGCACAATCGTGTTCCGTAGTGTCGCGGACTGCGACCTCAGGTTTGGAGAGCGAGCGTCGAAGGGGCATCTCTTCTTCGAAGACTTCGTTACCCATCGTCTCGCGTTGAAAGGACAGCGCGTTTGGGCTCGACAGCTGAATGTGGAGAACGAAGGAACCCACATTGAAAACGATGGAGGAGAATTGTGGGTCCTTGGTTACAAGACCGAGCGAGGTGGAACACTTCTCGATACGAGGGGACAGGGAGCGAGCGAAATATTAGGTGGGTTCAGCTACACCACCACGGCAGGAAAACTGGCCCCTATGTTTGTGACAGATCGATCGAATGTATTCGCTTACTTTCATGAAGTCTGCTTTAACGGAGATCCATTCATCGAGTTGATTCGAGAGATGAACGGAAAAGAAACCAAAACACTAGAACGAGGGAATGCCCACACGGCTCCTTACGCGGCTCGCATGCCCAAGTAG
- a CDS encoding PEP-CTERM sorting domain-containing protein has translation MSFLIRRNSTAGDFGGFGGIYLDGTENDLFIGKPGASNVWSLENRGGGGLAQSNYTATVGQTTRLVLRIQVQNAAEAFALYVDPSTEQEPVSPSVRKVDLNIGQLTDIVLYTSGDFSYDEIRFGDTFASVTAVPEPSALALALVSMTGLSCVAAFRRKSLPRTAKKESTARVD, from the coding sequence ATGAGCTTCTTGATTCGGAGAAATAGCACGGCCGGCGACTTTGGGGGTTTTGGCGGTATCTACCTGGATGGAACCGAGAATGATCTCTTTATCGGCAAACCGGGTGCGAGCAACGTCTGGAGTCTGGAAAACCGAGGAGGTGGTGGATTGGCCCAATCCAATTACACCGCGACCGTCGGACAAACAACTCGGCTTGTTCTTCGCATCCAAGTTCAAAACGCAGCCGAAGCGTTCGCGTTGTACGTAGACCCTTCGACGGAACAAGAACCCGTATCACCTTCCGTTCGCAAAGTCGATTTGAATATCGGGCAACTGACCGACATTGTCCTCTACACATCGGGCGACTTCAGCTACGACGAAATTCGATTTGGGGATACGTTTGCATCGGTCACCGCCGTCCCGGAGCCATCCGCCCTCGCACTTGCATTGGTTTCCATGACCGGCCTCAGTTGCGTTGCAGCCTTCCGCCGCAAGTCGTTGCCGCGAACGGCGAAGAAGGAATCGACCGCGCGAGTCGATTAG
- the mtnC gene encoding acireductone synthase: protein MTVSLPRDSVQHVLLDIEGTVADVRFVYNIMFPFAKRHMKEFLLHHWNEPATQEAMAQVAADAGLDSRSWLPNHSSDFERTAEKVDTHLQALMASDSKATGLKQLQGLVWQDGFHRGELRAELFPDVLPALQAWKQLGLGLSIYSSGSVLAQKLFFGHTTQGDVSPLLSHYFDTQMGKKQDPESYSRIAEEMGIAPGAILFLSDVAAELDAAIAAGMLAVATIRDGNKPLDTTFTGASVCSFDEIAWS, encoded by the coding sequence ATGACTGTCTCTCTACCACGCGACTCGGTGCAGCATGTTCTTCTCGATATCGAAGGGACGGTTGCCGATGTCAGGTTCGTTTACAACATCATGTTCCCTTTCGCCAAGCGGCACATGAAAGAGTTCTTACTGCATCATTGGAATGAGCCGGCAACCCAAGAGGCAATGGCGCAGGTCGCCGCCGATGCGGGCCTTGATTCCCGTTCGTGGCTTCCGAACCACTCCTCCGACTTCGAGAGGACCGCGGAGAAAGTCGATACGCATCTCCAAGCCTTGATGGCATCGGATAGCAAAGCCACGGGGCTCAAACAGCTGCAGGGTTTGGTCTGGCAAGATGGATTTCACCGCGGGGAATTGCGAGCGGAGCTTTTCCCGGATGTATTGCCAGCTCTGCAGGCTTGGAAGCAACTGGGGCTAGGACTTTCTATTTACTCCTCCGGCAGCGTGCTGGCTCAAAAGCTCTTCTTTGGGCATACCACGCAAGGGGACGTGTCTCCTCTCCTTTCTCATTACTTCGACACGCAGATGGGAAAGAAGCAGGATCCCGAGAGCTATTCACGTATCGCAGAAGAAATGGGGATCGCTCCCGGGGCAATTCTCTTCCTTTCGGATGTCGCGGCAGAACTGGATGCGGCCATCGCCGCTGGAATGTTAGCGGTTGCCACTATTCGGGACGGAAACAAGCCCTTGGATACTACCTTCACCGGTGCATCGGTTTGTTCCTTTGATGAGATCGCTTGGAGCTAA
- a CDS encoding NUDIX hydrolase: MGTPKKLFQARRFAVEEVTEVLQDGSRHIRHVVRHPGAVVILPLIDPNTVCFVYTYRAAIDRWNLELPAGTLDKGLPPEEVAKLELLEETGYRATAWSHIHSFAMSPGILDEKMHFYVAEGLTPGPTQREVGEQMENRILSWAEIDRLLRDRQIIDAKTLVALLWYLRYRTH; encoded by the coding sequence ATGGGAACACCGAAGAAGCTTTTTCAAGCCAGGCGATTCGCGGTGGAAGAAGTCACGGAGGTGTTGCAGGATGGTTCGCGCCATATTCGCCACGTCGTGAGGCACCCCGGAGCGGTTGTCATCCTCCCCTTGATAGATCCCAATACGGTGTGTTTTGTTTATACCTACCGAGCAGCTATCGATCGATGGAATCTGGAACTGCCGGCCGGGACGCTGGACAAAGGACTGCCTCCCGAGGAAGTTGCCAAGCTGGAATTGCTCGAAGAGACGGGTTATCGAGCTACTGCATGGTCTCATATCCATTCCTTCGCCATGTCCCCGGGAATCTTGGACGAGAAGATGCACTTCTACGTCGCCGAGGGGTTAACGCCTGGACCGACGCAGCGCGAAGTGGGAGAGCAAATGGAAAATCGCATTCTCTCTTGGGCGGAAATCGATAGACTCCTTCGCGATCGCCAAATCATTGATGCGAAAACGTTGGTAGCACTCCTTTGGTATTTGCGATACCGAACCCATTAA
- the rimI gene encoding ribosomal protein S18-alanine N-acetyltransferase — MIRRDMPSVLEIEDRSFEFPWTEDEFIRCLRQRDCIGMVAERSEQVAGFMIYELHKNRIHILSFAVHPDFRRNGIGSAMVDKLITKLAYQRRNRIMLEVRETNLDAQLFFRQLGFRATGVLRSFYEDTPEDAFLMQYRQPSETMQSIDGAPQRRAG, encoded by the coding sequence ATGATCCGGCGCGACATGCCCTCGGTGCTCGAGATTGAGGACCGCAGCTTCGAGTTCCCGTGGACCGAAGACGAGTTCATTCGTTGTCTGAGGCAGCGTGATTGCATCGGCATGGTGGCCGAGCGAAGCGAGCAAGTCGCAGGGTTCATGATTTACGAGCTTCACAAGAACCGGATTCACATCCTTTCTTTCGCGGTTCATCCCGACTTCCGACGAAACGGGATTGGGAGTGCGATGGTGGATAAGCTGATCACGAAGCTTGCGTACCAGCGACGCAATCGGATTATGCTCGAGGTGCGTGAAACGAATTTGGATGCGCAGCTCTTTTTCCGTCAGCTCGGTTTTCGGGCCACCGGGGTTCTACGTTCCTTTTACGAAGACACTCCCGAAGATGCGTTTCTCATGCAGTACAGGCAACCCTCCGAGACGATGCAATCGATCGACGGGGCTCCTCAGCGGCGGGCCGGTTAG